A section of the Pseudophryne corroboree isolate aPseCor3 chromosome 11, aPseCor3.hap2, whole genome shotgun sequence genome encodes:
- the LOC134970025 gene encoding toll-like receptor 5: protein MFCPAAALLFLTLSSTFFPGHSSNCVSFLAKSRFIFSCQAQGLFSIPSVPFNTQVLLLNFNHIPSISQKSFLNLTQLQDLSLGAQNNNGSLVIEEAAFQTLTTLTTLDLGGNRNLIMHPKAFKGLSQLKILLLDSNGLDESVLESNLFGELTSLRKLDLSFNNLRRLRPDPSFLKLHSLSTILLKLNKINQLCGKDLQNLQGRRLELLDLSSNPLQVSNTSLCTNPFMNITLGTLDISSTAWNTEQTENFFKIISGTQVEQVKMRHGSLLGSGFGFNNLKNPDENTFSGLNFSNVLIFDFSHSFTSKLEPYIFAGVSKLLSLDLSFSKLHIISPGAFSGLRELVSLNMSGNLIGDLTRSTLESLWSSPLKVLDISSNHIGAIQFGAMDGLVSLDSLNLRDNALNNIPSVKLPGLTIVLLKQNRISDTYGITTFCPNCKLLDLSSNRLTDLRSLREILELRSLKILMLSSNQLSQCSPKPAVKPLNNTSLLFLDLSDNDLGQVWTSGQCSDIFRNLGLLKTLNLAKNHIYSFPEDLFQELVSLQALDLSRNYLRLLPQELFTDLKALKTLNIRNNNFVTLSPSSFKPLTSLKSVDLSEVTLICNCGLTDFWNWIRTTNVTVQVSYTGKISCLRLSPPVQEIPLEAYFKDC, encoded by the coding sequence ATGTTCTGTCCAGCTGCAGCCCTGCTATTTCTGACCCTCTCTTCTACATTTTTCCCTGGCCATTCTTCTAACTGTGTCTCATTTCTGGCCAAGTCTcgcttcattttctcctgccaaGCCCAAGGTTTATTCTCTATCCCATCTGTTCCTTTTAACACCCAAGTTCTCTTGCTCAACTTCAACCATATCCCATCCATTTCCCAGAAATCTTTCCTTAATCTCACTCAGCTGCAAGACCTGTCACTTGGTgctcagaataacaatggctccttGGTTATTGAAGAAGCTGCTTTCCAAACACTGACTACTCTCACAACACTTGACCTTGGAGGCAACCGCAACCTAATCATGCACCCTAAAGCTTTCAAAGGTCTCTCCCAACTAAAGATACTTCTTCTGGACTCCAATGGACTAGATGAATCTGTCCTAGAATCTAATTTGTTTGGTGAGTTGACCTCTCTGAGAAAGCTTGATCTCTCTTTTAACAATCTACGAAGACTGAGACCAGATCCCAGCTTTCTAAAGTTACACTCACTTTCTACCATCCTTTTGAAACTCAACAAAATCAACCAGCTTTGTGGAAAAGACCTACAGAACTTGCAAGGAAGACGTTTAGAGCTCCTTGACCTCTCATCAAATCCTCTCCAAGTGTCGAACACATCATTGTGCACCAATCCTTTCATGAACATTACTTTAGGGACCCTTGATATATCTTCAACAGCATGGAATACAGAACAGACTGAAAACTTCTTTAAAATTATATCTGGTACTCAAGTAGAGCAGGTTAAGATGAGGCATGGATCCTTGTTGGGCAGTGGATTTGGATTTAATAACCTGAAAAACCCAGATGAAAATACTTTTTCTGGCCTGAATTTTAGTAATGTACTTATATTTGACTTTTCCCATAGCTTCACCTCAAAGCTGGAGCCATACATATTTGCTGGGGTTTCTAAACTATTGTCTCTTGACCTATCTTTCAGCAAACTTCATATTATCAGCCCTGGAGCATTTTCAGGTCTAAGAGAACTAGTAAGTCTTAATATGTCTGGCAACCTCATTGGAGACCTCACAAGGAGCACTTTGGAAAGCCTCTGGTCTTCTCCTCTTAAAGTTCTGGATATCAGTTCCAATCATATTGGTGCCATACAATTTGGAGCAATGGATGGCCTTGTCTCCTTAGACTCACTAAACCTAAGGGACAATGCTCTGAATAATATACCATCAGTTAAGCTCCCAGGTTTAACTATTGTACTATTAAAACAGAACCGCATATCAGACACTTATGGTATTACCACCTTCTGCCCTAACTGCAAACTTCTAGATCTTTCAAGCAACCGATTAACTGATCTCAGGTCCCTGAGGGAGATTCTGGAGTTAAGGTCTCTGAAAATCCTCATGCTaagcagtaaccagctttctcaatGCTCACCTAAACCTGCTGTTAAACCGTTAAACAACACTTCCTTGCTTTTTTTGGATCTATCGGATAATGACTTAGGACAGGTGTGGACATCTGGACAGTGTTCAGACATCTTTAGAAATTTGGGACTATTGAAGACCCTCAATCTGGCCAAAAACCACATATACTCTTTTCCTGAAGATTTATTCCAGGAGCTAGTAAGCCTCCAGGCTCTAGATTTGTCAAGAAATTACCTTAGACTACTCCCACAGGAACTGTTCACTGACTTAAAAGCTCTGAAGACTCTCAATATAAGGAACAACAACTTTGTTACTCTCTCACCTTCCAGTTTTAAGCCTCTGACATCCTTGAAAAGCGTTGATCTGTCCGAAGTCACGCTAATATgtaactgtggcctcactgacttcTGGAACTGGATAAGGACAACTAATGTTACTGTGCAAGTCAGCTATACTGGGAAGATTTCATGCCTTAGGCTTTCCCCACCTGTCCAGGAGATACCATTGGAAGCCTATTTCAAGGACTGTTAG